Genomic segment of Desulfobacteraceae bacterium:
AGCGCGATCTGCCGCAGGGCGTCCATGATGGCCGCGATGTCGATGGCCATGGGGCAGGCCATCGAGCAGGTGTGGCACCCCACACACAACCAGATGGTGGCGCAGCTCAGCGCCTGCTCCGTCTGTTTGAATTGCAACAGGCGAATGACACCGTGCGGGTGATAATCCATCGCCTCGACAAACGGGCAGCCGCTGGCGCAGCACCGGCAGTGGAGGCAGGAATTGAAATCGACCCCGGAGCGACGGGTCACTTCAACACCGATATCGAAACCAGTTTTTTGTCCAGGCAACCTGATGATCGGCAGCGGCATATCGCCATTCATTGCAAAGCTTTCAATTTTTTCGAATGAGTATGGTGATCGAGAGGATTTTCGGGCATCAAGGGATCGTTCACCCCTTCGATTCCGCTTGTTCCAACCGGAAATCAAAAATTGGAGATG
This window contains:
- a CDS encoding 4Fe-4S dicluster domain-containing protein — protein: MPLPIIRLPGQKTGFDIGVEVTRRSGVDFNSCLHCRCCASGCPFVEAMDYHPHGVIRLLQFKQTEQALSCATIWLCVGCHTCSMACPMAIDIAAIMDALRQIALERQVPVAEPGILGFHREVLNTVARYGRTHKLEIMLRYKVRTRDWFSDMDVGLKMLAKRKLDLMPSRVKNIAKIKHLFNGLWEGRSHAD